The following are from one region of the Chromobacterium phragmitis genome:
- the mutY gene encoding A/G-specific adenine glycosylase produces MHSSFASRLVAWQRRHGRHDLPWQVKDPYRVWLSEIMLQQTQVKSVLDYYPRFLARFPDVAALAAAPADDVLAQWSGLGYYSRARNLHKAARMVMDEFGGAFPAEREQLERLPGVGRSTAAAVSAFAFGRRETILDGNVKRVLARCFGIDGFPGDKAIEKRMWTLAEQILPADAGDIGPYVQGLMDLGATVCSRGKPACTVCPMVDGCVAAREGRTGELPTPRPKKTVPTRHTAMLLARHENKVWLERRPPTGIWGGLLSLPEFGTTLEMEDWLIGRGDGDMLPAWPELEHVFTHFRLIITPQPVRIDRLAAAGVAEADGQWLDIDQAVDAGVPAPVRRLLLRLAAND; encoded by the coding sequence TTGCACAGCAGTTTCGCCTCCCGGCTGGTGGCCTGGCAACGGCGGCACGGCCGCCACGACCTGCCCTGGCAGGTGAAGGACCCATACCGGGTATGGCTGTCGGAGATCATGCTGCAGCAGACTCAAGTGAAGAGCGTGCTCGATTATTATCCGCGCTTCTTGGCCCGTTTCCCGGACGTGGCGGCATTGGCCGCCGCGCCGGCGGATGATGTGCTGGCGCAGTGGAGCGGCCTGGGCTACTACAGCCGCGCGCGCAATCTGCACAAGGCGGCGCGGATGGTGATGGACGAGTTCGGCGGCGCGTTTCCGGCCGAGCGCGAGCAGTTGGAGCGCTTGCCGGGCGTTGGACGATCCACCGCCGCCGCGGTTTCGGCTTTCGCCTTCGGCCGCCGCGAAACCATCCTGGATGGCAATGTCAAACGAGTGCTGGCGCGCTGCTTCGGCATCGACGGTTTTCCCGGCGACAAGGCGATCGAGAAGAGGATGTGGACGCTGGCCGAGCAGATCCTGCCGGCCGACGCCGGCGACATCGGCCCCTATGTGCAGGGTTTGATGGACCTGGGCGCGACGGTGTGCAGCCGAGGCAAGCCGGCCTGTACTGTCTGTCCGATGGTGGATGGCTGCGTGGCGGCGCGCGAGGGCCGCACCGGCGAGCTGCCGACGCCGCGGCCGAAAAAGACGGTGCCGACGCGCCACACGGCGATGCTGTTGGCGCGGCACGAAAACAAGGTATGGCTTGAGCGCCGGCCGCCGACCGGCATCTGGGGCGGATTGTTGTCGCTGCCGGAGTTCGGCACCACGCTCGAGATGGAAGACTGGCTGATCGGCAGGGGCGATGGCGACATGCTGCCCGCCTGGCCGGAGCTGGAACATGTATTCACCCATTTTCGCCTGATCATCACGCCGCAGCCGGTCCGGATCGACCGCCTGGCCGCGGCGGGAGTCGCCGAGGCCGACGGCCAGTGGCTGGACATCGATCAGGCGGTGGACGCCGGCGTGCCGGCGCCGGTGCGCCGCCTGCTGCTGAGGCTGGCGGCGAACGATTGA
- a CDS encoding GNAT family N-acetyltransferase, with the protein MPDFNAFTSTFIDRRSATQQRLRDEQQALFAILIEREQEFGFNPDIVVEYPEPLDALLADPAAYLDARIRAAESARGRPFARAAILTTYSDILGGPLVVAGYREEAMDMPAGPDNTRWYARGLQEEGAGVFYLEAVNEMDEKIQPSFVFKLNGAQGELIAGMSGSVWEQNGERCAYIATVVARDDAPAGAGSQVAAAVWAYLREQGVARVNLGTQTADRFYERQGFRVIHTIVPRLRYRTGADGNRVWHDLVIMRKDL; encoded by the coding sequence ATGCCTGATTTCAATGCATTCACATCCACGTTTATCGACCGACGCTCCGCGACGCAGCAACGCCTGCGCGACGAACAGCAGGCGTTATTCGCCATTCTGATCGAACGGGAACAGGAATTTGGTTTCAACCCCGACATCGTCGTCGAATATCCCGAACCGCTGGACGCGCTGCTAGCCGACCCCGCTGCTTATCTGGATGCGCGCATCCGCGCGGCCGAGTCCGCCCGCGGACGCCCTTTCGCCCGCGCCGCCATCCTCACCACCTATAGCGATATCCTTGGCGGCCCGCTCGTCGTCGCCGGCTATCGGGAAGAAGCGATGGACATGCCCGCCGGCCCCGACAACACGCGCTGGTACGCGCGCGGATTGCAGGAAGAAGGCGCAGGCGTCTTCTACCTGGAAGCCGTCAATGAGATGGACGAAAAAATCCAGCCCAGCTTCGTTTTCAAGCTGAACGGCGCGCAAGGCGAGCTGATCGCCGGCATGTCGGGCTCGGTGTGGGAACAGAACGGCGAACGCTGCGCCTATATCGCCACCGTGGTCGCCCGCGACGACGCGCCCGCCGGCGCCGGCAGCCAAGTGGCCGCCGCAGTCTGGGCCTACTTGCGCGAGCAAGGCGTTGCGCGCGTCAATCTGGGCACACAGACGGCGGACCGCTTCTACGAGCGCCAGGGGTTTCGCGTCATCCACACCATCGTGCCGCGCCTGCGGTATCGGACCGGGGCCGATGGTAACCGCGTGTGGCATGACTTGGTGATCATGCGCAAGGATCTATAG
- a CDS encoding dicarboxylate/amino acid:cation symporter, translating to MQTKTPLYQRLYFQVLLAIFLGVMLGAFAPDLGAKMKPLGDAFIKLIKMMIAPIIFATVVVGIAKMGDMKEVGRVGIKALFYFEAVTTLALVIGLVVVNLLQPGAGLNIDPHTLHAKDIAKYTAGAKEMSTVDFLLHIIPDTVVGAFASGEILQVLTFSVLLGLALTKMGDNGKTIVHILDEFSHALFGVINMLMKLAPIGAFGAMAFTIGKYGIGSLKQLGFLMACVYLTCFAFVFIVLGTIARFSGFSLWRFLVYIKEEILLVLGTSSSESALPGIMKKLENLGCSKPVVGMVVPTGYSFNLDGTSIYLTMAAIFIAQATNVNLTLGEELAIIGVLLLTSKGAAAVTGGGFITLAATLATLGGKLPVEGLALLIGIDRFMSEARAITNLIGNGVATVVIAKWEKALDVERMRQVLEGAEPPAPPKTRETMPEPALQSR from the coding sequence ATGCAAACCAAAACCCCGCTTTACCAACGCCTATATTTCCAGGTACTGCTGGCCATTTTCCTCGGCGTGATGCTTGGCGCCTTCGCTCCCGACCTGGGCGCCAAGATGAAGCCGCTGGGCGACGCCTTCATCAAGCTGATCAAGATGATGATCGCGCCCATCATCTTCGCCACTGTCGTGGTCGGCATCGCCAAGATGGGCGACATGAAGGAAGTAGGCCGCGTCGGCATCAAGGCGCTGTTCTACTTTGAAGCCGTCACCACGCTGGCGCTGGTGATCGGCCTGGTGGTGGTCAACCTGCTGCAGCCGGGCGCAGGCCTCAACATCGACCCGCACACGCTGCACGCCAAGGACATCGCAAAATACACCGCCGGCGCAAAGGAAATGAGCACGGTGGACTTCCTGCTGCACATCATTCCGGACACTGTGGTGGGCGCTTTCGCCAGCGGCGAGATTCTGCAAGTGCTGACCTTCTCGGTGCTGCTGGGCCTGGCGCTGACCAAGATGGGCGACAACGGCAAGACCATCGTCCACATCCTGGACGAGTTCTCGCACGCGCTGTTCGGCGTGATCAACATGCTGATGAAGCTGGCCCCGATCGGCGCTTTCGGCGCGATGGCCTTCACCATCGGCAAGTACGGCATCGGCTCCTTGAAGCAGCTGGGCTTTTTGATGGCCTGCGTCTATCTCACCTGCTTCGCCTTCGTCTTCATCGTGCTGGGTACCATCGCCCGCTTCTCCGGCTTCAGCCTGTGGCGCTTCCTGGTTTACATCAAGGAAGAAATCCTGCTGGTGCTGGGCACATCCTCGTCCGAATCGGCGCTGCCGGGCATCATGAAGAAGCTGGAGAATCTGGGCTGCTCCAAGCCGGTAGTCGGCATGGTGGTGCCCACCGGCTACTCGTTCAATCTGGACGGCACCTCCATCTACCTGACCATGGCGGCGATCTTCATCGCCCAGGCCACCAATGTGAACCTGACGCTGGGCGAGGAGCTGGCCATCATCGGCGTGCTGCTGTTGACCTCCAAGGGCGCGGCGGCGGTGACCGGCGGCGGCTTCATCACGCTGGCGGCGACGCTGGCCACGCTGGGCGGCAAACTGCCGGTGGAAGGCCTGGCGCTGTTGATCGGCATCGACCGCTTCATGTCCGAAGCCCGCGCCATCACCAACCTGATCGGCAACGGCGTCGCCACCGTGGTGATCGCCAAGTGGGAAAAGGCGCTGGACGTCGAACGCATGCGCCAGGTGCTGGAAGGCGCCGAGCCGCCGGCCCCGCCCAAAACCCGCGAGACCATGCCGGAGCCGGCGCTGCAGTCGCGCTGA
- a CDS encoding substrate-binding periplasmic protein — MKLALVCAALLLGALSGCARAEAASPRMRLLTEDYPPFNMPQEGGKLGGLCTDILRELFLRAGISYSMELLPWLRAYAIAQQEDNSCVYSTTRTPGREAQFKWVGPLVSNSWSLFAGPHSPEGVAVLEDARAYTIGSYKGSGMSQYLADLGYKLELARADELNARKLVAGHIDFWASGEFSGGYIAAANHLPIRLLFSFNTVQMYLACNPRVDERIVQKLNKTLVGMQRDGAVDALRKRYR, encoded by the coding sequence ATGAAGCTCGCACTTGTCTGCGCCGCGTTGTTGCTCGGCGCGCTTTCCGGCTGCGCGCGGGCGGAGGCGGCCTCTCCCCGCATGCGTTTGCTTACCGAGGATTACCCGCCGTTCAATATGCCGCAGGAGGGAGGCAAGCTGGGCGGCCTGTGCACCGATATCCTGCGCGAACTGTTTTTGCGGGCGGGCATTTCATACAGCATGGAATTGCTGCCCTGGCTGCGCGCGTATGCCATCGCGCAGCAGGAAGACAACAGTTGTGTGTATTCGACCACGCGGACGCCTGGCCGGGAAGCCCAGTTCAAATGGGTGGGACCGTTGGTCAGCAACTCCTGGAGCCTGTTCGCGGGTCCTCACAGTCCTGAGGGCGTGGCCGTTCTGGAGGATGCGCGCGCTTACACCATCGGCAGCTATAAGGGATCTGGCATGTCGCAGTATTTGGCCGATCTGGGCTACAAACTGGAACTGGCCAGAGCGGACGAGTTGAACGCCAGGAAGCTGGTTGCCGGACATATCGACTTTTGGGCCAGCGGCGAGTTCAGCGGCGGCTATATCGCCGCCGCCAACCATCTGCCCATCCGGTTGCTGTTCAGCTTCAATACGGTGCAGATGTATCTTGCCTGTAATCCGAGGGTGGATGAGCGCATCGTTCAGAAACTCAACAAGACGCTTGTCGGCATGCAGCGCGACGGCGCCGTCGACGCGTTGCGCAAGCGTTACCGTTAA
- a CDS encoding THUMP domain-containing protein — translation MSSFRSRQRASQRRDQTSRERAANSPAGGNPNAPDRQPQDGKPRAPYSGQRPGPGKPDWKAGQEPRQFDKRPQGEGQQKRFHRDGDKPAWQPRQDDRRFDKRDDRGEGQQKRFHRDGDKPAWQPRQDDRRFDKRDDRGEGQQKRFHRDGDKPAWQPRQDDRRFDKRDDRGEGQQKRFHRDGDKPAWQPRQDDRRYDRDRGPSNRKPLPEGVERASEFRRDGAPQDKRYSRDRGPSGRKPLHTDDAPPRPFKPRAEGDDRRDDKPQWQPREDRAPRQDGDAPRKLFAKREDGERDNRFRHDDKPQWQPREDRAPRQDGDAPRKPFAKREDGERDNRFRRDDKPQWQLREDRAPRQDGDAPRKLFAKREDGERDNRFRRDDKPQWQPREDRAPRQDGDAPRKPFAKREDGERDNRFRRDDKPQWQPREDRAPRHDGDAPRKLFAKREDGERDNRFRRDDKPQWQPREERAPRHDRGEHRPRGLQPFSDAHRVDQPRRAFEQRPHDGGHGRAPAPRAENVITNRLDSRLALFAPCPRGLEQILADELLALGAGDIAPADGGVAFAGDARLMMAVNLHSRTASRVLLRLAHGGYHAEQDIYRLAMSVDWPRWFDVSRTIKLKADGIAARVKSLDYIALTVKDAICDRFRQAHQGRPSVDTRRPDVRVNVFLTADEATIYLDTSGEPLFKRGWREETGEAPLRENLAAGILLLAGYDGSQPLLDPMCGSGTFLVEAADIALNRAPGRSRGFGFEALAGFDSASWEKLQLDARKAEQTTASLAIRGSDRSQAMINIARANLERAGLADLIELSAADVADTRPHAEHGLIVSNPPYGVRLEEQEQLAEWYPELGDWLKAHFAGWTACLFSGDLRLGKLIRLAPKRRTPLFNGSLQCRLFVINMVEGSARKQKDGDEGEIEAEDGEQ, via the coding sequence ATGTCCAGTTTCCGCTCCCGCCAACGCGCCAGCCAGCGCCGCGATCAAACCAGCCGCGAACGCGCGGCCAACTCGCCGGCAGGCGGAAACCCGAACGCCCCGGATCGGCAACCGCAGGATGGCAAGCCGCGCGCACCCTACTCCGGTCAACGCCCCGGTCCGGGCAAGCCTGACTGGAAAGCCGGCCAGGAACCGCGCCAATTCGACAAGCGTCCGCAAGGCGAAGGCCAGCAAAAACGCTTCCACCGCGACGGCGACAAGCCGGCCTGGCAGCCGCGCCAGGACGACCGCCGCTTCGACAAGCGCGACGACCGCGGCGAGGGCCAGCAGAAACGCTTCCATCGCGACGGCGACAAACCAGCCTGGCAGCCGCGCCAGGACGACCGCCGCTTCGACAAACGCGACGACCGCGGCGAGGGCCAGCAGAAACGCTTCCATCGCGACGGCGACAAACCAGCCTGGCAGCCGCGCCAGGACGACCGCCGCTTCGACAAGCGCGACGATCGCGGCGAAGGCCAGCAGAAACGCTTCCATCGCGACGGCGACAAGCCGGCCTGGCAGCCGCGCCAGGACGACCGCCGCTACGACCGCGACCGTGGCCCCTCCAATCGCAAGCCGCTGCCGGAGGGCGTGGAACGCGCTTCCGAATTCCGCCGCGACGGCGCGCCGCAGGACAAGCGCTACAGCCGCGACCGCGGCCCCTCCGGCCGCAAGCCGCTGCACACCGACGATGCGCCGCCGCGCCCGTTCAAGCCGCGCGCGGAAGGCGATGACCGCCGCGACGACAAGCCGCAGTGGCAGCCGCGCGAGGATCGCGCCCCGCGCCAGGACGGCGACGCGCCGCGCAAGCTGTTCGCCAAACGCGAAGACGGCGAACGCGACAACCGCTTCCGCCACGACGACAAGCCGCAATGGCAGCCGCGCGAGGACCGCGCCCCGCGCCAGGACGGCGACGCGCCGCGCAAGCCATTCGCCAAACGCGAAGACGGCGAGCGCGACAACCGCTTCCGCCGCGACGACAAGCCGCAATGGCAGCTGCGCGAGGACCGCGCCCCGCGCCAGGACGGCGACGCGCCGCGCAAGCTGTTCGCCAAACGCGAAGACGGCGAGCGCGACAACCGCTTCCGCCGCGACGACAAGCCGCAATGGCAGCCGCGCGAGGACCGCGCCCCGCGCCAGGACGGCGACGCGCCGCGCAAGCCATTCGCCAAACGCGAAGACGGCGAGCGCGACAACCGCTTCCGCCGCGACGACAAGCCGCAATGGCAGCCGCGCGAGGACCGCGCCCCGCGCCATGACGGCGACGCGCCGCGCAAGCTGTTCGCCAAACGCGAAGACGGTGAGCGCGACAACCGCTTCCGCCGCGACGACAAGCCGCAGTGGCAGCCGCGCGAAGAGCGCGCCCCCCGCCATGACCGGGGCGAACACCGCCCGCGCGGCCTGCAACCGTTCAGCGACGCCCATCGCGTCGACCAGCCGCGCCGCGCATTCGAGCAGCGTCCGCATGACGGCGGCCATGGCCGCGCGCCGGCCCCCCGCGCCGAAAACGTGATCACCAACCGCCTGGACAGCCGGCTGGCCCTGTTCGCGCCCTGCCCGCGCGGCCTGGAGCAAATCCTGGCCGACGAGCTGCTGGCGCTGGGCGCCGGCGACATCGCGCCGGCGGACGGCGGCGTAGCCTTCGCCGGCGACGCCAGGCTGATGATGGCGGTCAACCTGCATTCGCGCACCGCCAGCCGCGTGCTGCTGCGCCTGGCCCACGGCGGCTACCACGCCGAACAAGACATCTACCGGCTGGCGATGAGCGTGGACTGGCCGCGCTGGTTCGACGTGTCGCGCACCATCAAACTGAAGGCAGACGGCATCGCCGCCCGCGTCAAGAGCCTGGACTACATCGCGCTGACGGTGAAGGACGCGATCTGCGACCGCTTCCGCCAAGCGCACCAGGGCCGCCCCAGCGTGGACACCCGCCGCCCGGACGTGCGCGTCAACGTATTCCTGACCGCCGACGAGGCGACCATTTATCTGGACACCAGCGGAGAGCCGCTGTTCAAGCGCGGCTGGCGCGAGGAAACCGGCGAGGCGCCGCTGCGCGAAAACCTGGCCGCCGGCATCCTGCTGCTGGCCGGCTATGACGGCAGTCAACCGCTGCTGGACCCGATGTGCGGCAGCGGCACCTTCCTGGTGGAAGCCGCCGACATCGCGCTGAACCGCGCGCCGGGCCGCTCCCGCGGCTTCGGCTTCGAAGCGCTGGCCGGCTTCGATTCCGCGTCGTGGGAAAAACTGCAGCTGGACGCGCGCAAGGCTGAGCAAACGACCGCCTCGCTGGCCATCCGCGGCTCGGACCGCTCGCAGGCCATGATCAACATCGCCCGCGCCAATCTGGAGCGCGCCGGCCTGGCCGACCTGATCGAGCTCTCCGCCGCCGACGTGGCCGACACCCGCCCGCACGCCGAGCACGGCCTGATCGTCAGCAACCCGCCTTACGGCGTGCGGCTGGAAGAGCAGGAACAGCTGGCCGAGTGGTACCCGGAGCTGGGCGACTGGCTGAAAGCCCACTTCGCCGGCTGGACCGCCTGCCTGTTCAGCGGCGACTTGCGCCTGGGCAAGCTGATCCGCCTGGCGCCGAAGCGCCGCACGCCGCTGTTCAACGGCTCGCTGCAATGCCGCCTGTTCGTCATCAATATGGTGGAAGGCAGCGCGCGCAAGCAAAAGGACGGCGACGAAGGCGAAATCGAAGCCGAGGACGGCGAGCAGTAA
- the ppsA gene encoding phosphoenolpyruvate synthase — protein MADNYVIWFEKLRMTDVEEVGGKNASLGEMISQLAGSGVRVPGGFATTAQAYRDFLQHNGLADKINAALAKLDIDDVSELARVGKEIRQWIIDTPFPAKLDADIKEAWDKMVGDAGGADISVAVRSSATAEDLPDASFAGQQETFLNIRGLDNVKDAMKHVFASLYNDRAISYRVHKGFAHDVVALSAGVQRMVRSDEGAAGVMFTIDTESGFEDVVFITASYGLGETVVQGAVNPDEFYVHKPTLKAGRPAILRKTMGSKLIKMEFTDASQAGRSVKTVDVAPELRKQFSISDAEVAELAQYALIIEKHYGRPMDIEWGRDGLDGKLYILQARPETVKSQEDRKDTLRRYRLNSKSDILCEGRAIGQKIGQGVVRTIKDASEMDRVKPGDVLVTDMTDPDWEPVMKRAAAIVTNRGGRTCHAAIIARELGIPAVVGCGDATDVLKEGMQVTVSCAEGDTGNIYDGLLDVEIIDLELDKMPKAPVKIMMNVGNPELAFDFAQLPNEGVGLARMEFVINRQIGIHPKALIEFDKLKPELKETIAERIAGYASPIDFYVDKIAEGVSTLAAAFYPKKVIVRMSDFKSNEYANLIGGQLYEPHEENPMIGFRGAARYVAESFRDCFELECRAIKKVRDVMGLTNVEVMIPFVRTLAEAEKVVEILAANGLKRGENGLRLIMMCELPTNAVLADKFLQHFDGFSIGSNDMTQLTLGVDRDSGGPIASTFDERNEAVKAMLHMAIQACRKHGKYVGICGQGPSDHPDFAKWLVEEGIETVSLNPDTVVETWLYLAKELNR, from the coding sequence ATGGCAGACAACTACGTCATCTGGTTCGAGAAGCTGCGCATGACCGACGTGGAAGAGGTAGGCGGCAAGAACGCCTCCCTTGGTGAAATGATCAGTCAGCTGGCGGGTTCCGGCGTTCGTGTTCCCGGCGGCTTTGCCACCACCGCCCAGGCGTACCGGGATTTCCTGCAGCACAATGGCCTGGCCGACAAGATCAATGCCGCGCTGGCCAAGCTCGATATCGACGACGTCAGCGAACTGGCCCGCGTGGGCAAGGAGATCCGCCAGTGGATCATCGACACCCCGTTCCCGGCCAAGCTTGATGCCGACATCAAGGAAGCCTGGGACAAGATGGTGGGCGATGCCGGCGGCGCCGACATTTCCGTCGCAGTCCGTTCTTCCGCGACCGCGGAAGACCTCCCCGATGCCTCGTTCGCAGGCCAGCAAGAAACCTTCCTGAATATCCGCGGCCTTGACAATGTCAAGGATGCGATGAAACACGTTTTCGCCTCCCTCTACAACGACCGCGCCATTTCCTACCGCGTGCACAAGGGCTTCGCCCACGACGTGGTGGCCTTGTCTGCCGGCGTGCAGCGCATGGTGCGTTCCGACGAGGGCGCCGCCGGCGTGATGTTCACCATCGATACCGAATCCGGCTTTGAAGACGTGGTGTTCATCACCGCTTCCTACGGCCTGGGCGAAACCGTGGTGCAAGGCGCCGTGAACCCGGACGAGTTCTACGTGCACAAGCCGACGCTGAAGGCCGGCCGCCCCGCCATTCTGCGCAAGACCATGGGCTCCAAGCTGATCAAGATGGAATTCACCGACGCGTCGCAAGCCGGCCGTTCGGTCAAGACCGTGGATGTGGCGCCGGAACTGCGCAAGCAATTCTCGATCAGCGACGCCGAAGTGGCCGAACTGGCCCAGTACGCGCTGATCATCGAAAAACACTACGGCCGCCCGATGGACATCGAGTGGGGCCGCGACGGCCTGGACGGCAAGCTGTACATCCTGCAGGCGCGTCCGGAAACCGTTAAGTCACAGGAAGACCGCAAGGACACCCTGCGCCGCTATCGCCTGAACAGCAAGTCCGACATCCTGTGCGAAGGCCGCGCCATCGGCCAGAAGATCGGCCAGGGCGTGGTGCGCACCATCAAGGACGCGTCCGAGATGGATCGCGTCAAGCCGGGCGACGTGCTGGTGACCGACATGACCGACCCGGACTGGGAACCGGTGATGAAGCGCGCCGCCGCCATCGTCACCAACCGCGGCGGCCGCACCTGCCACGCGGCCATCATCGCCCGCGAGCTGGGCATTCCGGCCGTGGTCGGCTGCGGCGACGCCACCGACGTGCTGAAGGAAGGCATGCAGGTCACCGTGTCCTGCGCCGAGGGCGACACCGGCAACATCTACGACGGCTTGCTGGACGTGGAAATCATCGACCTGGAACTGGACAAGATGCCCAAGGCCCCGGTCAAGATCATGATGAACGTCGGCAATCCGGAACTGGCTTTCGACTTCGCCCAGCTGCCGAACGAGGGCGTGGGCCTGGCGCGGATGGAGTTCGTCATCAACCGCCAGATCGGCATCCATCCGAAGGCTTTGATCGAATTCGACAAGCTGAAGCCGGAACTGAAGGAAACCATCGCCGAACGCATCGCCGGCTACGCCAGCCCGATTGACTTCTACGTCGACAAGATCGCGGAAGGCGTGTCCACCTTGGCCGCTGCGTTCTACCCGAAAAAGGTCATCGTGCGCATGTCGGACTTCAAGTCCAACGAGTACGCCAACCTGATCGGCGGCCAGCTGTACGAGCCGCATGAAGAAAACCCGATGATCGGCTTCCGCGGCGCAGCGCGCTACGTGGCTGAATCGTTCCGCGATTGTTTCGAGCTGGAATGCCGCGCCATCAAGAAGGTGCGCGACGTGATGGGCCTGACCAACGTGGAGGTGATGATCCCGTTCGTCCGCACCCTGGCCGAAGCCGAGAAAGTGGTCGAGATTCTGGCCGCCAATGGCCTGAAGCGCGGAGAAAACGGTCTGCGCCTGATCATGATGTGCGAGCTGCCGACCAACGCGGTGCTGGCCGACAAGTTCCTGCAGCACTTCGACGGCTTCTCGATCGGCTCCAACGACATGACTCAGTTGACGCTGGGCGTGGACCGCGACTCCGGCGGCCCGATCGCCTCCACCTTCGACGAGCGCAACGAGGCGGTGAAGGCGATGCTGCACATGGCCATCCAGGCCTGCCGCAAGCATGGCAAGTATGTCGGCATCTGCGGCCAAGGCCCGTCCGATCACCCGGACTTCGCCAAGTGGCTGGTGGAAGAGGGCATCGAAACCGTGTCGCTGAACCCGGACACCGTGGTGGAAACCTGGCTCTATCTGGCCAAGGAACTGAACCGCTAA
- a CDS encoding redoxin family protein produces MEDFWVQYGDEMLPVIGDFPRKGSYLPSFMLVDDQKRDAALESFAHTPKLIVTLLSVDEDEHAGILLLRETRRFLDSWPHLKLIVITVDSPSSLARARHEHGLPNIALLSTLRGRDFHKRYGVLITEFPLSGYTSPSIILADAANVVHYSERLANTRDFFDFDAIEALLQEGEQQAIEAEREAEESRQQQLAEREKGTERLLEKAKLIQDQLDKDGNPGR; encoded by the coding sequence ATGGAAGACTTTTGGGTACAGTACGGCGACGAAATGCTGCCCGTCATCGGCGATTTCCCGCGCAAAGGCAGCTATCTGCCCAGTTTCATGCTGGTGGACGACCAAAAACGCGACGCCGCGCTGGAAAGCTTCGCCCATACGCCCAAGCTGATCGTCACCCTGCTGTCGGTGGATGAGGACGAACACGCCGGCATTCTGCTGCTGCGGGAAACCCGCCGCTTTCTGGACAGCTGGCCGCATCTGAAGCTGATCGTCATCACCGTGGATTCGCCGTCGTCGCTGGCCCGCGCCCGCCATGAACATGGCCTGCCCAATATCGCGCTGCTGTCCACCTTGCGCGGTCGCGACTTCCACAAGCGCTACGGCGTGCTGATCACCGAGTTCCCCCTCAGCGGCTACACCTCGCCGTCCATCATCCTGGCCGACGCCGCCAATGTGGTCCATTACTCGGAGCGGCTGGCCAATACCCGCGACTTCTTCGATTTCGACGCCATCGAGGCCCTGCTGCAGGAGGGCGAGCAGCAGGCGATCGAAGCCGAGCGCGAGGCCGAGGAAAGCCGGCAGCAGCAATTGGCGGAGCGGGAGAAAGGCACCGAGCGGCTGCTGGAAAAAGCCAAGCTGATCCAGGACCAGCTGGACAAGGACGGCAATCCAGGCCGCTGA
- a CDS encoding MarC family protein: MQTSFLSATILLILITDPLGNIPLFIAALKQVKPERRRRVVYRECLIAFLVLTIFMLFGRNFLDLMHLTDESMRIAGGVILFLIAIKMIFPGEGSVFGGDKMSGEPFIVPIAIPLIAGPSAMATVLLLSTREPGRMLEWMGALTICMLVTTVVFLFSSRLQKLLGEQAITALERLMGLVLTAISIEMLLSGVASYIKQFH; the protein is encoded by the coding sequence ATGCAAACCTCGTTTCTATCCGCCACCATTCTATTGATCCTGATCACCGACCCGCTGGGCAACATCCCGCTGTTCATCGCCGCGCTGAAGCAAGTGAAGCCGGAGCGCCGCCGCCGCGTGGTCTACCGCGAATGCCTGATCGCCTTCCTGGTGTTGACCATCTTCATGCTGTTCGGCCGCAACTTTCTGGACCTGATGCACCTGACCGACGAATCCATGCGCATCGCCGGCGGCGTGATCCTGTTCCTGATCGCCATCAAGATGATCTTCCCCGGCGAGGGCAGCGTGTTCGGCGGCGACAAGATGAGCGGCGAGCCCTTCATCGTGCCGATCGCCATTCCGCTGATCGCCGGTCCGTCGGCGATGGCCACCGTGCTCTTGCTGTCCACCCGCGAGCCGGGGCGCATGCTGGAGTGGATGGGCGCGCTGACCATCTGCATGCTGGTCACCACCGTGGTATTCCTGTTCTCCAGCCGCTTGCAAAAGTTGCTGGGCGAACAAGCCATCACCGCGCTGGAGCGGCTGATGGGCCTGGTGCTGACCGCGATCTCGATCGAAATGCTGCTGAGCGGCGTGGCGTCCTACATCAAGCAATTTCATTAA